From a single candidate division WOR-1 bacterium RIFOXYB2_FULL_36_35 genomic region:
- a CDS encoding 3-methyl-2-oxobutanoate hydroxymethyltransferase has product MAKKEKITSRSLISSKQSKKKIAMLTAYDSLMASVLDESGIDVILVGDSLGDVMLGYRNTLPVTMTEMIIHVQAVSRVVTHALVVADMPFGSFQHDSDLAVKNAIDLVKAGGEAVKVEGVGYVETIKQIIKAGIPVMGHLGFTPQSVNLLGYKIHGRDKKGGNKLLKEAKTLEKAGCFAIVLELVDPETAKKISKALKIPVIGIGSGDSCDGQVLVTYDMLGMYPNPPGFVKKYANLREVIKLAVKKYIGEIKCKL; this is encoded by the coding sequence ATGGCGAAAAAAGAAAAAATAACTTCTAGGTCACTTATATCTTCTAAACAGTCTAAAAAAAAGATAGCGATGCTGACAGCTTATGATTCTCTTATGGCTTCTGTTTTGGATGAGTCGGGGATTGATGTTATCCTAGTAGGCGATTCTTTGGGAGATGTTATGTTAGGGTACAGGAACACCCTTCCTGTGACAATGACAGAGATGATAATTCATGTTCAGGCTGTTTCCAGGGTAGTTACGCATGCCCTCGTTGTTGCAGATATGCCCTTTGGTTCTTTCCAGCATGATAGTGACCTGGCTGTAAAAAACGCGATAGATTTGGTTAAAGCGGGAGGAGAAGCTGTAAAGGTTGAAGGGGTGGGGTATGTTGAGACAATTAAACAAATTATAAAAGCGGGCATTCCTGTAATGGGGCATTTAGGGTTTACTCCCCAATCTGTTAATTTATTAGGTTACAAAATTCATGGTAGGGACAAAAAGGGGGGAAATAAACTATTGAAAGAGGCAAAAACACTTGAAAAAGCGGGGTGTTTTGCTATAGTTTTGGAACTTGTTGACCCTGAAACGGCTAAGAAGATATCAAAAGCATTGAAGATTCCTGTAATTGGGATCGGTTCGGGTGATAGCTGTGACGGACAGGTTTTAGTGACATATGATATGCTGGGAATGTATCCGAATCCCCCGGGATTTGTTAAAAAATATGCGAATCTTAGAGAAGTTATTAAATTGGCTGTAAAAAAGTATATTGGTGAGATAAAATGTAAATTGTAG
- a CDS encoding tyrosine--tRNA ligase, whose amino-acid sequence MKPIQEQLNIIKRGIVELIPENELVEKLKKGKPLKIKFGADPSAPDIHLGHTVVLNKLKQLQDLGHEIIFLIGDFTAMIGDPTGKSETRKALSKEEIEKNAKTYQDQVFKILDKSKTGVVYNSKWFKKMTFEDSIKLSSKYTVARMLERNDFEKRFKNEQSIAVHEFSYPLMQGYDSVVLDSDLEVGGTDQKFNMLVGRELQREYGKQPQVVLTMPILEGLDGIQKMSKSLGNYIGVTEEADKMFAKIMSISDELMVRYYELLTDVELEKIRVMHPMEAKKQLGRIIVARFHSEKDAQKAQEAFESLFSRKELPGDIPLKTFKERNLEIIRVLVDTGLASSNGEAKRLIKQNGVKIDEKVFSEEKGLLDLTSERVIQVGRRKFVRVKCE is encoded by the coding sequence ATGAAACCGATTCAAGAACAATTAAATATTATCAAACGCGGAATTGTTGAACTTATTCCCGAAAATGAGCTTGTAGAAAAACTTAAAAAAGGAAAACCTCTCAAAATTAAATTTGGAGCCGACCCTTCCGCGCCTGATATCCACCTGGGCCATACAGTTGTCCTAAATAAACTAAAACAACTTCAAGATCTAGGCCATGAAATAATTTTCTTGATAGGCGATTTTACCGCTATGATAGGGGATCCGACCGGTAAATCGGAAACAAGAAAGGCTCTTTCGAAAGAAGAGATAGAAAAGAATGCTAAAACCTATCAAGATCAGGTTTTTAAGATTCTTGACAAGTCAAAAACAGGGGTTGTCTACAATAGTAAATGGTTTAAAAAAATGACTTTTGAGGATTCCATAAAATTATCAAGTAAGTATACAGTTGCCAGAATGCTTGAGCGGAATGATTTTGAGAAGAGATTTAAAAATGAACAGTCGATCGCAGTCCATGAATTTAGTTATCCGTTGATGCAGGGGTATGATTCTGTTGTGCTGGACTCTGACCTTGAAGTTGGAGGGACAGATCAGAAATTTAACATGCTTGTGGGGCGTGAGCTCCAAAGAGAATATGGTAAACAGCCTCAAGTTGTTCTTACTATGCCTATTCTTGAAGGGTTAGACGGTATACAGAAAATGAGCAAATCCTTAGGGAATTACATCGGTGTTACAGAAGAGGCCGATAAGATGTTTGCAAAGATTATGTCGATTTCAGATGAGCTTATGGTTCGTTACTACGAGCTTTTAACCGATGTTGAGCTTGAAAAGATAAGAGTTATGCATCCTATGGAGGCAAAAAAGCAGCTTGGCAGGATAATTGTTGCCCGTTTTCATTCGGAAAAAGATGCACAAAAAGCGCAAGAGGCTTTTGAATCTCTTTTTTCAAGAAAAGAATTGCCAGGTGATATTCCATTAAAAACTTTCAAAGAGAGAAATCTCGAAATTATCAGGGTTTTAGTCGATACAGGCTTAGCTTCATCAAATGGGGAGGCAAAAAGGCTTATAAAACAAAACGGGGTTAAAATTGATGAGAAAGTCTTTTCAGAAGAAAAAGGGCTGTTGGATTTAACCTCTGAAAGAGTAATACAGGTTGGCAGACGAAAATTTGTGAGGGTGAAATGCGAATAG
- a CDS encoding 3-dehydroquinate synthase — protein MKKIKVDLNDRSYDIISGSGIIKEIKQYVENLKFSKIVIITDTNVAKLYGLRLLKLLKPYKAFIVNIPPGEDFKKLYTVSAVYDQMATLKLHRDTLLIAFGGGVVGDLAGFAAATYMRGIYFIQIPTTLLAQVDASIGGKTGVDHASCKNLIGAFYQPKFVLIDTDFLKTLPMREIKTGLAEVVKYGIIKDPELFELLEANPKTTPDFWIEIVRRCAAIKAEVVSKDEKESHLRMILNFGHTFGHAIESLTNYSTYTHGEAIAIGMFAASNLAFKLEMLKEKDLIRIVSLISRLGLPTKCDLKASDIIKTLYMDKKAKSGKARFVLPVKIGKVVVVDNVSDKKLKEAFSSLPVC, from the coding sequence ATGAAAAAAATAAAAGTTGATTTAAATGATAGAAGCTATGATATTATTTCTGGTTCAGGGATTATTAAAGAAATAAAACAATACGTTGAAAATCTTAAATTTTCTAAAATAGTTATTATCACAGATACAAATGTCGCCAAACTTTATGGTTTAAGATTGCTCAAATTATTAAAACCTTACAAAGCTTTTATCGTAAATATTCCGCCGGGGGAGGATTTCAAAAAGCTTTATACTGTTTCTGCTGTTTATGATCAGATGGCAACATTAAAACTTCACAGAGATACCCTTTTGATTGCTTTTGGTGGGGGAGTAGTCGGGGATTTGGCGGGATTTGCGGCTGCAACTTATATGAGGGGGATTTATTTTATTCAGATCCCGACAACTTTATTGGCGCAGGTTGATGCTTCAATTGGCGGTAAAACAGGTGTCGATCATGCCTCTTGTAAAAATTTGATAGGAGCTTTTTATCAGCCTAAATTTGTTTTAATAGACACAGATTTTTTAAAGACTCTTCCTATGAGAGAGATAAAGACGGGCTTAGCTGAAGTTGTGAAATATGGAATTATAAAAGATCCGGAGTTGTTTGAACTTTTAGAGGCAAATCCCAAAACTACACCTGATTTTTGGATAGAGATTGTAAGGCGTTGTGCTGCTATAAAAGCGGAAGTTGTTTCAAAAGATGAGAAAGAATCTCATTTGAGAATGATTTTGAACTTTGGACATACGTTTGGGCATGCGATTGAGTCTTTGACCAATTATTCGACGTATACCCATGGTGAAGCAATTGCCATAGGAATGTTTGCTGCTTCAAATCTTGCTTTTAAATTAGAAATGCTGAAAGAAAAAGATTTGATCAGAATTGTCTCTTTAATTTCCAGGCTTGGTTTGCCGACAAAATGTGATTTAAAGGCTTCTGATATTATTAAAACTTTATATATGGATAAAAAGGCAAAGTCTGGGAAAGCACGTTTTGTTTTGCCGGTAAAGATCGGAAAAGTTGTTGTGGTTGATAATGTGTCTGACAAGAAATTAAAAGAGGCTTTTTCCTCACTCCCAGTTTGTTAG
- a CDS encoding 2-C-methyl-D-erythritol 2,4-cyclodiphosphate synthase produces MRIGFGYDAHKLVKGRKLILGGVEIPNDKGLLGHSDADVLIHAIIDALIGAIGAGSIGDFFPDTDPKYKDVFSLELLSQIVKEIDKKGFAVNNVDTTVVCQSPKLKDHISSMREILAGVLGIDISHINIKGKTEEGMGFTGRGEGISAYAVVLIHKKV; encoded by the coding sequence ATGCGAATAGGTTTTGGATATGACGCTCATAAATTAGTAAAAGGCCGTAAGCTTATTCTTGGCGGAGTTGAGATCCCAAATGACAAGGGACTTCTTGGCCATTCTGATGCCGATGTTTTAATTCATGCAATAATTGACGCTTTGATTGGAGCTATTGGTGCGGGGAGCATTGGAGATTTTTTCCCCGATACAGACCCAAAATATAAAGATGTCTTTAGTCTTGAATTGTTATCACAAATAGTAAAAGAAATTGACAAAAAAGGTTTTGCGGTAAACAATGTTGACACTACGGTCGTTTGTCAGTCTCCAAAACTGAAAGATCATATAAGTAGTATGCGAGAGATCTTGGCTGGAGTTTTGGGGATAGATATTTCACATATTAATATTAAGGGAAAGACTGAGGAGGGGATGGGTTTTACCGGACGAGGCGAAGGGATTTCGGCATATGCGGTTGTGTTGATTCATAAAAAGGTATAA